One Mustelus asterias unplaced genomic scaffold, sMusAst1.hap1.1 HAP1_SCAFFOLD_4125, whole genome shotgun sequence DNA segment encodes these proteins:
- the LOC144490963 gene encoding leucine-rich repeat and immunoglobulin-like domain-containing nogo receptor-interacting protein 1 → MMWRCQRWTGMEEISSCRDAQLCVKGLAYKLPRLVPLLLAFLAACTQGCPASCDCRTSNGTVACRGRRLTAVPEGIPSETRVLDLGENLLASVRQGEFGHLSQLEELDLSANLISHLEPGTLAGLPSLRTLRLGNNQLKTIWPGVLGAAPNLTTLDVGGNPLAVLLDETFAGGLPSLRQLELGEDLVYLAPRAFVGLSGLQRLTLGKANSSSLPTAALSVLNNLTALRFRGLDAAVMQDNSFQRLCDLRALEIERWPRLGTLTPDSLHGLNLTSLSITHCNLTSVPYAAVGHMVYLQSLDLSHNPIAEIRGNLLGQLARLRELRLVGGHLSTIHPSAFRGLGRLEALSLSGNRLRTLEESAFHPGGGLATLRLDANPLACDCRLLWLVAGRARPSFGERQPVCASPSSAQGMAFGDFGAALPPGSFTCSPARILGKVAQLAAVAEGETASFQCRAEGEPAPAIQWSTPRRRVLSSGQRGRLRVRGDGSLEIWYAQAHDSGTYQCTANNAAGTDTASAVLLVRRFASNATLDLSPRPPAANASHGSGAPPGAALDGTVLWVVITMGSVTFLGVVGLCFTLLLAWSRVKGPIKRTSDVEMVQSSGTDAQSEAIKYTTKMF, encoded by the exons atgatgtggagatgccagcgttggactggg ATGGAAGAGATATCATCTTGTCGAGATGCCCAGCTTTGCGTCaaaggtctggcctacaagttgCCGCGTCTTGTGCCGCTCCTCCTGGCATTCTTGGCTGCCTGTACACAGGGATGTCCCGCGTCCTGCGACTGTCGTACGTCAAACGGAACTGTCGCCTGTCGCGGGAGGAGGCTCACGGCTGTTCCTGAAGGAATACCCTCGGAGACGCGGGTACTGGACCTCGGCGAGAACCTCCTCGCCTCCGTCAGGCAGGGTGAATTCGGCCATCTCTCGCAGCTGGAGGAGTTGGACCTCAGCGCCAACCTCATCTCCCACCTGGAGCCCGGGACGCTGGCCGGACTGCCCAGCCTGCGCACACTGCGGCTGGGAAACAACCAGCTGAAGACCATCTGGCCGGGTGTCTTGGGCGCGGCGCCCAACCTCACCACCCTGGACGTTGGCGGGAACCCTCTGGCCGTCCTGCTGGACGAGACCTTCGCCGGCGGGCTGCCCAGCCTGCGCCAGCTGGAGCTGGGCGAGGATCTGGTCTACCTGGCGCCCCGGGCGTTTGTTGGACTGAGTGGCCTGCAGCGCCTCACACTGGGGAAGGCCaattccagcagcctccccaccgCCGCGCTCTCTGTCCTCAATAATCTGACGGCGCTGCGGTTTCGGGGGCTAGACGCTGCGGTGATGCAGGATAATTCCTTCCAGCGGCTCTGCGACCTGCGGGCGCTGGAGATCGAGCGGTGGCCGAGGCTCGGCACTCTGACTCCGGACTCTCTACACGGCCTCAACCTAACCTCGCTCTCCATCACCCACTGCAACCTCACCTCCGTCCCCTACGCCGCGGTCGGCCACATGGTGTACCTCCAGTCCTTGGACCTGTCCCACAACCCCATCGCGGAGATCCGGGGGAACTTACTGGGCCAGCTGGCCCGCCTCCGCGAGCTTCGCCTGGTTGGCGGGCACCTCTCTACCATCCACCCGTCCGCCTTTCGGGGGCTGGGCCGCCTTGAGGCTCTCAGCCTCTCCGGGAACCGGCTGCGGACCCTGGAGGAGTCGGCGTTCCACCCTGGCGGGGGCCTGGCCACTCTGCGACTGGATGCCAACCCGCTGGCCTGCGACTGCAGGCTCTTGTGGCTGGTCGCGGGCAGGGCGCGGCCGAGCTTCGGGGAACGCCAGCCGGTGTGCGCCAGCCCCTCGTCTGCCCAGGGCATGGCGTTCGGGGACTTTGGGGCCGCCCTCCCGCCTGGCTCCTTCACCTGCAGCCCAGCCAGGATCCTGGGCAAGGTGGCACAGCTCGCCGCGGTGGCGGAAGGGGAGACGGCGAGCTTCCAGTGCCGTGCCGAAGGGGAGCCGGCCCCCGCCATCCAGTGGTCCACGCCCCGGCGGCGGGTCCTGAGCAGCGGGCAGCGGGGCAGGCTCAGGGTGCGCGGCGACGGCTCTCTGGAGATCTGGTATGCTCAGGCGCACGATAGCGGCACCTACCAGTGCACGGCCAACAACGCAGCGGGCACGGACACCGCCAGCGCCGTCCTCCTGGTGCGAAGGTTCGCGTCGAACGCCACCCTCGACCTTTCCCCTCGCCCGCCGGCCGCCAATGCCAGTCACGGCTCGGGGGCGCCGCCGGGCGCAGCCCTGGACGGAACGGTCCTGTGGGTGGTCATCACCATGGGTTCGGTGACCTTCCTCGGCGTGGTGGGGCTTTGCTTCACTCTGCTGCTGGCATGGAGCAGGGTGAAAGGGCCAATCAAACGCACCAGTGACGTGGAGATGGTGCAGTCCAGCGGCACAGACGCCCAATCAGAGGCCATCAAATACACCACAAAAATGTTCTGA